In one Thermaerobacter sp. PB12/4term genomic region, the following are encoded:
- the cysE gene encoding serine O-acetyltransferase yields the protein MLRRLLERLREDIQVVFERDPAARSVWEVVFFYPGLHALWMHRIAHWFYRRRLYFIARGISHFSRWLTGIEIHPGARIGRRCFIDHGLGVVIGETAEIGDDVTIYQGVTLGGTGKERGKRHPTLGNGVLVGVGAKVLGAITIGDNCRIGAGAVVVKPVPPNCTVVGIPGKVVIRDGRRVGVDLNHGELPDPVSEAIQRLQDYMEELEHRLLTLEQERAALEQERAAATREHVNGGPQGAGRPAAAPAALESDEHGRRPAGAACGQ from the coding sequence ATGCTGCGCCGCCTGCTGGAACGCCTGAGGGAAGACATCCAGGTGGTCTTCGAGCGCGACCCCGCCGCCCGCTCCGTCTGGGAGGTGGTCTTCTTCTACCCCGGGCTGCACGCCTTGTGGATGCACCGCATTGCCCACTGGTTCTACCGGCGCCGCCTGTACTTCATTGCCCGGGGAATATCCCACTTCTCCCGGTGGCTGACGGGGATCGAGATCCACCCCGGTGCCCGCATCGGGCGGCGGTGCTTCATCGACCACGGCCTGGGCGTGGTGATCGGGGAGACGGCGGAGATCGGTGACGACGTCACCATCTACCAGGGGGTCACCCTGGGTGGCACGGGGAAGGAGCGGGGCAAGCGTCATCCCACCCTGGGCAACGGCGTCCTGGTGGGAGTGGGGGCCAAGGTGCTGGGTGCTATCACCATCGGTGACAACTGCCGGATTGGGGCGGGCGCCGTGGTGGTGAAGCCGGTGCCCCCCAACTGCACGGTGGTGGGGATCCCGGGCAAGGTGGTGATCCGGGACGGCCGCCGCGTGGGGGTCGACCTGAACCACGGCGAGCTGCCCGACCCCGTGTCGGAAGCGATCCAGCGTCTGCAGGATTACATGGAAGAGCTGGAACACCGCCTGCTGACCCTGGAACAGGAAAGGGCGGCGCTGGAGCAGGAAAGGGCCGCGGCCACCCGCGAGCACGTTAACGGGGGACCGCAGGGCGCCGGGCGACCGGCCGCTGCGCCCGCGGCCCTTGAATCGGACGAACACGGCCGCCGGCCGGCGGGAGCGGCCTGCGGGCAGTAG
- a CDS encoding septal ring lytic transglycosylase RlpA family protein, with amino-acid sequence METARTLGRALRATLLVLAMGAAAGGAWPAAVAPPRSAAAEPVAVAGAAAAWAGNLWEQVQRLDDFAAFLAADTRAQWRGAAGSLREWGQAALPRLDDAVAAVRDAVAATATPGQPVWQDLRRQLAGWWPPALPQLNPGGWSVLPEIAAGEAWATLSPSGKGEGAGPADDAAGPAGHGGPWPAGESIRAFAGAGVEAGAGAGGAVTAGAGPLPDPVVLIPDASLRAEVSAQAPTGQGAAEQGGPAGGGGSSRGDASGEAGSGAAPEGEPPRQEGASTGREREETTVDRDAGAAAAEAGAWPNWIPAVASWYGPGFYGRPTASGEIFTGREMTAAHRTMPFGTVLLVTYPETGRSVRVRINDRGPYVEGRDLDLSEAAAEALGMISAGVARVMYRVLRWGG; translated from the coding sequence ATGGAGACGGCAAGGACCCTCGGGCGAGCTCTCCGCGCCACGCTGCTGGTGCTCGCCATGGGGGCCGCTGCCGGTGGTGCCTGGCCGGCGGCCGTCGCGCCGCCCCGCTCCGCGGCCGCGGAGCCGGTGGCGGTGGCCGGCGCCGCGGCCGCCTGGGCAGGCAACTTATGGGAACAGGTGCAGCGGCTCGACGACTTCGCGGCCTTTCTGGCGGCCGATACCCGCGCCCAGTGGCGCGGTGCCGCCGGCAGCCTGAGGGAGTGGGGGCAGGCGGCACTGCCCCGTCTAGACGACGCCGTCGCCGCGGTACGCGATGCCGTGGCAGCCACGGCGACCCCGGGCCAGCCCGTGTGGCAGGACCTTCGCCGGCAGCTGGCGGGCTGGTGGCCGCCGGCCCTGCCCCAGCTGAACCCGGGCGGGTGGAGCGTGCTGCCGGAGATTGCCGCCGGCGAGGCCTGGGCAACCCTGTCTCCCAGCGGCAAGGGGGAGGGGGCCGGTCCAGCGGATGACGCCGCGGGACCGGCCGGGCATGGCGGGCCATGGCCGGCAGGCGAAAGCATCCGCGCCTTCGCAGGCGCGGGGGTGGAGGCGGGGGCCGGGGCGGGCGGTGCCGTCACCGCCGGCGCCGGTCCCCTACCGGATCCGGTGGTACTGATTCCTGACGCCAGCCTGCGGGCCGAGGTCTCGGCGCAGGCACCAACCGGGCAGGGAGCCGCTGAGCAAGGCGGGCCGGCGGGCGGGGGCGGTTCCTCCCGAGGGGATGCCTCCGGGGAGGCGGGATCCGGTGCCGCCCCCGAGGGCGAGCCCCCCAGGCAGGAGGGTGCATCGACAGGCAGGGAGCGGGAGGAGACGACTGTTGACCGGGACGCGGGCGCCGCTGCAGCGGAGGCGGGCGCCTGGCCGAACTGGATCCCGGCCGTTGCTTCCTGGTACGGGCCTGGTTTTTATGGCCGGCCCACCGCCAGCGGCGAGATCTTCACCGGCCGGGAAATGACCGCGGCCCACCGGACGATGCCCTTCGGCACCGTGCTGCTGGTGACGTACCCCGAAACCGGCCGCAGCGTGCGGGTGCGCATCAACGACCGCGGGCCCTACGTGGAGGGCCGCGACCTGGACCTGTCGGAGGCGGCCGCCGAGGCCCTGGGCATGATCTCCGCCGGTGTGGCCCGGGTGATGTACCGCGTGCTGCGCTGGGGCGGGTGA
- the ispF gene encoding 2-C-methyl-D-erythritol 2,4-cyclodiphosphate synthase: MTRPDEPVTVAGGATALAGGVAAVVPAAGRSTRLGGGLNKVFRDLAGRPVLARSLQALAAAGIGRLVVALRPEERLLWEERVRPWLPPGVAVQLVDGGAEREDSVYAALRCLAEGPRPPAWVLIHDAARPLVTPNLIRAVLAAAGRYGAAVPAVPVGDTIKEVAGHPPGPEPGAGEGEREGAGAALPVDPAGADPAGGSLPEWVASTLPRWRLRAVQTPQGFRLDLIWAAHQEVRRRGWQGFTDDAAILERLGVPVAVVPGDPANLKLTWPVDFAVAAHLVQAQEQAPGPARHPAGGTSRLPASGAEAAAEQPVPDQAGSPSGPWGGGGPGAVLPWRVGFGYDVHRFAPGRPLVLGGVPIPWERGLEGHSDADVVLHAAMDAVLGAAGLPDIGHWFPPGDPRWAGASSASLAARVAGLVRRHGWEPAQLDLTVVAEEPRLGPHVATMRQAVAAAFGVPVGAVGIKATTNEGLGFIGRREGVAAMAVAVLLRRPPVS, translated from the coding sequence GTGACCCGTCCGGATGAACCGGTAACGGTGGCCGGTGGGGCCACCGCCCTGGCCGGCGGTGTGGCCGCCGTGGTCCCCGCCGCCGGTCGTTCCACCCGCCTGGGCGGCGGCTTGAACAAGGTGTTCCGGGATCTGGCGGGCCGGCCGGTGCTGGCCCGCTCCCTTCAGGCCCTGGCGGCCGCGGGGATCGGCCGGCTGGTGGTGGCCCTGCGCCCCGAGGAGCGTCTTCTCTGGGAGGAGCGGGTGCGTCCCTGGCTGCCCCCCGGCGTGGCGGTGCAGCTGGTGGACGGCGGCGCAGAGCGGGAGGATTCGGTCTACGCAGCCCTGCGCTGCCTGGCGGAGGGGCCGCGGCCGCCGGCCTGGGTCCTGATCCATGACGCCGCCCGCCCCCTGGTCACCCCGAACCTGATCCGCGCTGTGCTGGCGGCTGCCGGCCGGTACGGGGCGGCAGTACCGGCGGTGCCGGTGGGCGACACCATCAAGGAGGTGGCCGGCCATCCCCCCGGCCCCGAGCCCGGAGCCGGGGAGGGCGAGAGGGAGGGGGCCGGTGCGGCCCTGCCGGTAGACCCGGCGGGCGCGGACCCGGCCGGGGGTTCCCTGCCCGAGTGGGTGGCATCCACCCTGCCCCGCTGGCGCCTGCGGGCGGTGCAGACACCCCAGGGTTTCCGCCTGGACCTGATCTGGGCAGCCCACCAGGAGGTTCGCCGCCGCGGCTGGCAGGGGTTCACCGACGACGCCGCCATCCTGGAGCGGCTGGGGGTGCCGGTGGCGGTGGTGCCGGGGGACCCCGCCAACCTCAAGCTGACCTGGCCCGTGGACTTTGCCGTGGCGGCCCACCTGGTGCAGGCGCAGGAGCAGGCCCCTGGTCCGGCCCGCCACCCCGCGGGGGGCACATCCCGGCTGCCGGCGTCGGGGGCGGAGGCCGCCGCGGAACAGCCCGTGCCGGACCAGGCCGGATCCCCCAGCGGGCCCTGGGGCGGCGGCGGACCTGGAGCGGTCCTGCCCTGGCGGGTCGGCTTCGGCTACGACGTGCACCGGTTCGCGCCGGGCCGCCCGCTGGTGCTGGGAGGTGTGCCGATCCCCTGGGAGCGAGGCCTGGAAGGGCATTCCGATGCCGACGTGGTGCTCCACGCGGCCATGGACGCCGTGCTGGGGGCGGCCGGCCTGCCCGACATCGGCCACTGGTTCCCGCCGGGCGACCCCCGCTGGGCCGGCGCCTCCAGCGCCTCCCTGGCTGCCCGGGTGGCCGGCCTGGTGCGCCGTCACGGCTGGGAGCCGGCGCAGCTGGACCTGACCGTGGTGGCGGAGGAACCCCGGCTGGGACCCCATGTGGCGACCATGCGGCAGGCGGTGGCGGCGGCCTTCGGGGTCCCGGTGGGCGCGGTGGGGATCAAGGCCACCACCAATGAAGGGCTGGGTTTCATCGGGCGGCGGGAGGGCGTGGCGGCCATGGCCGTGGCCGTGCTGCTGCGCCGCCCTCCCGTATCCTGA
- a CDS encoding PIN/TRAM domain-containing protein, with amino-acid sequence MRMRSIRLAFAVLGALGGLGLAYYGLLQQESLQILAELPRQWTYGIMVLFLLLGGLGGYAAALRIWQQVVQFTQWVESRLVRTPIQDTLAGVLGLIAGLVIANLLSGPLGLVPVVGPLLPPIFAVLLAYLGAVVAVKRRDDLVHLLAALPRPGRERDRDRAPSRPAGSYKVLDTSAIIDGRIADVVETGFLEGTLVVPGFVLEELRRIADSADTLRRNRGRRGLEILRRIQQESPVPVEIYEGDVEGDDVDTKLLRLARRLNGKVVTNDYNLNQIAGLQGVPVLNVNELANAVKPVVLPGESMEVQIIREGKEAGQGVGFLDDGTMIVVEGGKRYIGQRIDVEVSTVLQTAAGRMIFARPRVMGRAAP; translated from the coding sequence GTGCGCATGCGGTCCATCCGGCTGGCCTTCGCCGTCCTGGGTGCCCTGGGCGGCCTGGGGCTGGCCTACTATGGGCTGCTGCAGCAGGAGTCGCTACAGATCCTGGCCGAGCTGCCCCGCCAGTGGACATACGGAATCATGGTTCTTTTTTTGTTGCTGGGCGGCCTCGGCGGGTATGCGGCGGCCCTGCGCATCTGGCAGCAGGTGGTCCAGTTCACCCAGTGGGTCGAATCCCGGCTGGTGCGAACGCCCATCCAGGACACCCTGGCCGGGGTGCTGGGGCTGATAGCGGGCCTGGTCATCGCCAACCTGCTCAGCGGCCCTCTGGGGCTGGTGCCGGTGGTGGGCCCGCTGCTGCCCCCCATCTTCGCGGTGCTGCTGGCCTATCTGGGGGCGGTGGTGGCCGTCAAGCGCCGGGATGACCTGGTCCACCTGCTGGCCGCCCTGCCGCGACCGGGGCGGGAGCGGGACCGGGACCGCGCCCCATCCCGGCCGGCCGGTTCGTACAAGGTCCTGGACACCAGCGCCATCATCGACGGCCGCATCGCCGACGTGGTCGAGACGGGGTTCCTCGAGGGAACCCTGGTGGTGCCCGGCTTCGTGCTGGAAGAACTCCGCCGCATCGCCGACTCGGCCGACACCCTGCGGCGCAACCGGGGACGGCGGGGCCTGGAGATCCTGCGCCGCATCCAGCAGGAATCGCCCGTGCCCGTGGAGATCTACGAGGGCGACGTGGAGGGAGACGACGTCGACACCAAGCTGCTGCGGCTGGCCCGGCGGCTCAACGGCAAGGTGGTCACCAACGACTACAACCTGAACCAGATCGCGGGCCTGCAGGGCGTGCCGGTGCTCAACGTCAACGAGCTGGCCAACGCCGTCAAGCCGGTGGTGCTGCCCGGCGAGTCCATGGAGGTCCAGATCATCCGCGAGGGCAAGGAGGCGGGCCAGGGCGTAGGTTTCCTGGATGACGGCACCATGATCGTGGTGGAGGGCGGCAAGCGGTACATCGGCCAGCGCATCGACGTGGAAGTGTCCACGGTGCTGCAGACCGCCGCCGGGCGCATGATCTTCGCACGGCCCCGGGTGATGGGGCGGGCGGCGCCGTGA
- a CDS encoding CarD family transcriptional regulator: protein MFQVGDRVVYPMHGAGVIEAIEEREVLGERHRYYILRLPVGDMRLMIPTASAQQSGLRPVIPADKVPAVLEALCEPVPPLDSNWNHRYREHADKLRSGDILEVAVVVRNLSARQKARGLSGGERRLLDQARQILVSELALAGGMGRDEADALVERHLGAAEPAGGA, encoded by the coding sequence GTGTTCCAGGTGGGGGATCGCGTCGTCTATCCCATGCACGGCGCGGGCGTCATCGAGGCCATCGAGGAACGGGAGGTGCTGGGGGAACGGCACCGGTACTACATCCTGCGGCTGCCCGTGGGGGACATGCGGCTTATGATCCCCACGGCCAGCGCCCAGCAGAGCGGCCTGCGGCCCGTGATCCCGGCGGACAAGGTGCCGGCGGTGCTGGAGGCCCTGTGTGAACCGGTTCCACCCCTGGACTCCAACTGGAACCACCGCTACCGGGAGCATGCCGACAAGCTGCGCAGCGGCGACATCCTGGAGGTGGCCGTGGTCGTCCGCAACCTCAGCGCCCGCCAGAAGGCCCGCGGCCTGTCCGGGGGTGAACGGCGGCTGCTGGATCAGGCGCGCCAGATCCTGGTCAGCGAGCTGGCCCTGGCCGGCGGCATGGGGCGGGACGAGGCCGACGCCCTGGTGGAACGGCACCTCGGGGCGGCCGAGCCGGCGGGCGGGGCGTAA
- the sat gene encoding sulfate adenylyltransferase — MTGWEGTGAGGAAQARAQAAGGLAWAGGGTQGGRGAGPAAPQVEAPGSTRAAGPALGEDVGEEGLVPPHGGRLCRRLVDDPALAAERRAAAQAGLPRLVLSPRERSDLELLATGALSPLEGFMTAEDYRSCVDTMRLASGLPWSLPVVLSVPPDQVEAVRRAPAVLLVDEGGRPCGLMEVRDVFRRDRQREAVLVFGTTDLAHPGVARLAGESDWCAGGPVVVFERQPTWAREWVLEPAETRRLFARRGWRLVAGFQTRNPLHRAHEYLQKCALEMVDGLLLHPLVGETKADDLPRHVVLESYRVAVRVYYPQERVVLAAFPAAMRYAGPREALFHALIRKNYGCSHFIVGRDHAGVGSYYDPYAAHRIFDRFAPEELGVIPLRFEHAFYCRRCGAMATVKTCPHPPADRLHLSGTRVRAMLRAGELPPPEFTRPEVAELLRDALAAQGA; from the coding sequence ATGACGGGATGGGAAGGAACCGGAGCCGGCGGAGCGGCCCAGGCACGGGCGCAGGCAGCCGGGGGACTCGCTTGGGCAGGAGGCGGAACCCAGGGAGGGAGGGGCGCGGGCCCCGCTGCACCGCAGGTGGAGGCGCCGGGCTCAACCCGGGCCGCCGGACCGGCGCTGGGGGAGGACGTGGGGGAGGAAGGGCTGGTTCCACCCCACGGCGGGCGCCTCTGCCGGCGCCTGGTGGATGACCCCGCCCTGGCGGCAGAGCGGCGGGCTGCAGCCCAGGCGGGCCTGCCCCGGCTGGTGCTCTCGCCCCGGGAGCGCTCGGACCTGGAGCTTCTGGCCACCGGCGCCCTGAGCCCGCTGGAGGGCTTCATGACCGCAGAAGACTACCGCAGTTGCGTGGACACCATGCGGCTGGCCTCGGGCCTGCCGTGGTCGCTGCCCGTGGTGCTCTCCGTCCCGCCGGACCAGGTGGAGGCCGTGCGGCGAGCGCCGGCGGTGCTGCTGGTGGATGAGGGCGGCCGGCCCTGCGGGCTCATGGAGGTCCGGGACGTCTTCCGCCGGGACCGGCAGCGGGAGGCGGTGCTGGTCTTCGGGACCACCGATCTGGCGCATCCCGGGGTCGCGCGGCTGGCTGGGGAGAGCGACTGGTGCGCGGGCGGGCCGGTGGTGGTGTTTGAGCGCCAGCCCACCTGGGCCCGGGAGTGGGTGCTGGAGCCGGCGGAGACCCGGCGCCTCTTCGCCCGGCGGGGCTGGCGCCTGGTGGCGGGCTTCCAGACCCGCAACCCCTTGCACCGGGCCCACGAATACCTGCAGAAGTGTGCCCTGGAGATGGTCGACGGGCTGCTGCTGCACCCGCTGGTGGGGGAGACCAAGGCCGACGACCTGCCCCGGCACGTGGTGCTGGAAAGCTACCGGGTGGCCGTCCGGGTTTACTATCCCCAGGAGCGGGTGGTCCTGGCGGCCTTCCCGGCGGCCATGCGCTACGCCGGCCCGCGGGAGGCCCTCTTCCACGCCCTGATCCGAAAGAACTACGGCTGCAGCCACTTCATCGTGGGGCGCGACCACGCCGGGGTGGGCTCCTACTACGACCCCTACGCGGCCCATCGCATCTTCGACCGCTTCGCGCCGGAGGAACTGGGCGTCATCCCCCTGCGCTTCGAGCATGCCTTCTACTGCCGGCGCTGCGGGGCCATGGCCACGGTGAAGACCTGTCCCCACCCGCCCGCCGACCGCCTCCATCTGAGCGGTACCCGGGTGCGGGCCATGCTCCGGGCCGGCGAGCTGCCGCCGCCCGAGTTCACCCGGCCGGAGGTGGCGGAGCTGTTGCGGGATGCCCTGGCGGCCCAGGGCGCTTGA
- a CDS encoding phosphoadenylyl-sulfate reductase, with amino-acid sequence MANAQAPRPLALPEEEIASLACSLEEASPQAILGWALDRFPGRLALACSFQAEDVALIDMAAAAGKLEAVTVFYLDTGLHFPETYATCRRVAEYYGIEPVAVRPLLTLEEQARRYGPSLWQRDPDLCCRLRKVEPLQRFLAGFDAWVTGIRREQTPQRAGAAVVEADRRFGLIKVNPLARWTRSQLWDYILRRGVPYNPLHDRGYPSIGCAPCTRPVAPGEDPRAGRWAGFNKTECGLHA; translated from the coding sequence TTGGCCAACGCGCAGGCGCCGCGCCCCCTGGCCCTGCCGGAGGAAGAGATCGCATCCCTGGCCTGCTCCCTGGAAGAGGCGTCTCCCCAGGCCATCCTGGGCTGGGCCCTGGACCGCTTTCCGGGCCGGCTGGCCCTGGCCTGCAGCTTCCAGGCGGAAGACGTGGCCCTGATCGACATGGCTGCCGCCGCCGGCAAGCTGGAGGCTGTGACCGTGTTCTACCTGGACACGGGCCTGCACTTTCCCGAAACCTACGCCACCTGCCGGCGGGTGGCGGAGTATTACGGTATCGAGCCGGTGGCCGTCCGGCCCCTTCTCACCCTGGAAGAACAGGCCCGGCGCTACGGCCCCAGCCTGTGGCAGCGGGACCCGGACCTCTGCTGCCGGCTGCGCAAGGTGGAACCCCTGCAGCGGTTCCTGGCCGGCTTCGACGCGTGGGTCACCGGCATCCGCCGCGAGCAGACGCCCCAGCGGGCCGGCGCTGCGGTGGTGGAGGCCGACCGCCGGTTCGGCCTGATCAAGGTCAACCCCCTGGCCCGGTGGACCCGCAGCCAGCTGTGGGATTACATCCTCCGCCGCGGCGTGCCCTACAATCCCCTGCACGACCGGGGCTACCCCAGCATCGGGTGCGCCCCCTGCACGCGCCCCGTGGCGCCGGGGGAGGATCCGCGGGCCGGCCGCTGGGCGGGGTTCAACAAGACGGAGTGCGGCCTCCATGCCTGA
- the disA gene encoding DNA integrity scanning diadenylate cyclase DisA has product MTADDRKDSLMAALRRLAPGTRLREGLDQILRARTGGLIVVGDGPEVLELCSGGFELDVELTPAHLYELAKMDGAIILSSDGRRIVRANVQLIPDPRVLSFETGIRHRTAERMARQTGALVIAISQRRNVITVYRGDLRYVLRDPALMLAKANQALATLERYRAVFLQALGHLTVLEFEDLVTAGDVAYVLGRAEQVRRIGQEIEGYTVELGTEGRLVRLQLDELLSGLEDEYRLVVRDYVAEPGAEREALAALHALSPEELAQRAAVVRCLGYAAQEDDESPLTPRGYRILHKVPRLPAAVIENLVRHFQRLPRILAATVDQLDEVEGIGGVRARAIKDGLRRLQDQAFLERRH; this is encoded by the coding sequence ATGACCGCCGACGACCGCAAGGACAGCCTGATGGCCGCCCTGCGCCGCCTGGCGCCCGGCACCCGGTTGCGGGAGGGCCTGGACCAGATCCTGCGAGCCCGTACCGGGGGCCTCATCGTCGTGGGCGACGGCCCGGAGGTGCTGGAGCTGTGCTCCGGAGGCTTCGAGCTCGACGTGGAGCTCACCCCGGCCCACCTGTACGAGCTGGCCAAGATGGACGGGGCCATCATCCTCTCGTCCGACGGGCGGCGCATCGTACGGGCCAACGTCCAGCTGATCCCCGATCCGCGGGTGCTGTCCTTCGAGACGGGCATCCGCCACCGCACCGCCGAGCGCATGGCCCGGCAGACGGGCGCCCTGGTGATCGCCATCTCCCAGCGCCGCAACGTGATCACCGTCTACCGGGGCGATTTGCGCTACGTGCTGCGCGATCCCGCCCTGATGCTGGCCAAGGCCAACCAGGCCCTGGCCACCCTGGAGCGCTACCGGGCCGTGTTCCTCCAGGCGCTCGGGCACCTGACGGTGCTGGAGTTCGAAGACCTGGTCACCGCCGGCGACGTGGCCTACGTGTTGGGCCGGGCCGAGCAGGTCCGTCGCATCGGCCAGGAGATCGAGGGGTATACCGTCGAGCTGGGCACCGAGGGCCGGCTGGTCCGCCTGCAGCTGGACGAGCTGCTGAGCGGCCTGGAGGACGAGTACCGGCTGGTGGTGCGGGATTACGTGGCCGAGCCCGGCGCCGAGCGGGAGGCCCTTGCTGCCCTGCACGCCCTCTCGCCCGAGGAACTGGCCCAGCGGGCGGCGGTGGTGCGCTGCCTCGGCTACGCCGCCCAGGAGGACGACGAATCACCCCTTACCCCCCGGGGCTACCGCATCCTGCACAAGGTCCCCCGCCTGCCCGCCGCGGTGATCGAGAACCTGGTCCGCCACTTCCAGCGGCTGCCCCGCATCCTGGCCGCCACCGTCGACCAGCTGGACGAAGTCGAGGGCATCGGCGGCGTCCGCGCCCGGGCCATCAAGGATGGCCTGCGCCGGCTCCAGGACCAGGCCTTCCTCGAGCGGCGCCACTGA